DNA sequence from the Meleagris gallopavo isolate NT-WF06-2002-E0010 breed Aviagen turkey brand Nicholas breeding stock chromosome 5 unlocalized genomic scaffold, Turkey_5.1 Chr5_random_7180001854637, whole genome shotgun sequence genome:
AGCTGGGAGATGCCGATGCTGAGCTGGGCCCGGCACTGGCGGCCGTGCTGCTGCAGGTCTCGGCCTTTGCCTACCacctggaggagctgctggagctggagagCCGTGGGGCCCCAGCTGAGGAGGGCTCCGAGCCCCCTGCACCCCCACGCCTCAGCCTCTTTGAGCAGAAGCT
Encoded proteins:
- the LOC104915450 gene encoding ciliary neurotrophic factor-like, which codes for GDADAELGPALAAVLLQVSAFAYHLEELLELESRGAPAEEGSEPPAPPRLSLFEQKLRGLGVLRELAQWAVRSVRDLRQLAKHGPGTTLEGSGTALGLPESQ